In Lutra lutra chromosome 6, mLutLut1.2, whole genome shotgun sequence, the following are encoded in one genomic region:
- the PPP1R18 gene encoding phostensin, with the protein MATIPDWKLQLLARRRQEEAALRGREKAERERLSQMPAWKRGLLERRRAKLGLSPGEPSPAPGTTEAGPPDSDESAVLLEAIGPVHQNRFIRQERQQQQQQQRNEELLAERRPGPLEARDRRPSPGEMRDQSPKGRESKEERLSPREARERRLGIGGARELSPRPLEAWDWRQSPGEAGDRSSRLSEARKWRLSPGETPEWSLRLAEPGEQSPRRKEVVESRLSPAESDNQKLGLTESHKWRPDSGESQEQSLVQLEASEWRLSSEEERKDCSEECGRKEERPVPRLASEEITELSETLTREAPDSSSREVEAGEQRPTPLEDGERGLRLTEGWKWTLNSGKAREWTPRDTEAQTQKPVPPESAEKYLGPLGTEAGEGEAEKEKAGAQGRPLRTLQNYSSVPSPFPPEDAGTGDSRRQEEEAVDLRPPPAAPLSPPPPAPPAPQPPGDPLMNRLFYGVKAGPGVGAPRRSGHTFTVNPRRSVPPAAPTTPATPATADAAVPGAGKKRYPTAEEILVLGGYLRLSRSCLVKGSPERHHKQLKISFSETALETTYQYPSESSVLEELGPEPETPSASSPPAAQPDDEEDEEELLLLQRELQGGLRTKALIVDESCRR; encoded by the exons ATGGCCACCATCCCAGACTGGAAGCTACAGCTGCTAGCCCGCCGACGGCAGGAGGAGGCAGCCCTTCGTGGCCGGGAGAAGGCAGAGCGGGAGCGTCTGTCCCAGATGCCAGCCTGGAAGCGGGGACTCCTGGAGCGTCGCCGAGCCAAGCTTGGTCTGTCTCCTGGAGAACCTAGCCCTGCACCTGGGACTACAGAGGCTGGACCTCCAGACTCAGATGAGTCGGCTGTCCTCCTGGAGGCCATTGGGCCAGTGCACCAGAACCGATTCATTCGGCAGGAgcgccagcagcagcagcaacagcagcggAATGAAGAGTTACTTGCAGAGAGAAGGCCTGGGCCTTTGGAGGCCCGAGATCGGAGACCGAGCCCTGGGGAGATGCGGGATCAGAGCCCCAAGGGAAGAGAGTCAAAAGAAGAGCGGCTCAGTCCCAGGGAGGCcagagagaggaggctggggaTAGGGGGAGCCCGAGAGTTGAGCCCCAGGCCTTTAGAGGCTTGGGACTGGAGGCAGAGCCCTGGAGAGGCTGGAGACAGGAGCTCCAGACTGTCAGAGGCCCGGAAATGGAGGCTGAGCCCCGGAGAAACTCCAGAGTGGAGTCTGAGACTGGCAGAGCCTGGAGAACAAAGCCCCAGGAGAAAAGAGGTGGTGGAAAGTAGACTGAGCCCTGCAGAGTCTGACAACCAGAAGTTGGGGCTGACGGAGTCGCATAAATGGAGGCCTGACTCTGGAGAGTCTCAGGAACAGAGTTTGGTACAACTGGAGGCATCAGAGTGGAGGCTGagctcagaagaagaaagaaaagactgttcGGAGGAATgcgggagaaaagaagagagaccaGTTCCAAGGCTGGCCTCAGAAGAGATTACAGAGCTGTCAGAGACCCTGACAAGGGAGGCTCCAGACAGCAGCTCCAGAGAAGTGGAGGCAGGAGAGCAAAGGCCCACCCCTTTGGAGGATGGTGAGAGGGGCCTGAGGCTGACAGAAGGATGGAAATGGACCCTGAACTCTGGCAAGGCTCGAGAATGGACACCCAGGGACACAGAGGCTCAGACTCAGAAACCAGTCCCCCCCGAGTCTGCTGAGAAGTATTTGGGGCCTCTTGGTACTGAGGCTGGAGAAGGGGAGGCTGAGAAGGAGAAGGCGGGGGCTCAGGGCAGGCCTCTGAGAACCCTGCAGAACTACAGCTCTgtgccctcccccttcccaccagAGGACGCTGGGACTGGAGACTCTagaaggcaggaagaggaagcagtGGATCTCCGGCCCCCACCAGCAGcccctctgtctcccccacccccagccccacctgccccccagccccctggggaTCCCCTCATGAACCGTCTGTTCTATGGGGTGAAGgcagggccaggggtgggggcccCTCGCCGCAGTGGACACACCTTCACAGTCAACCCCCGGCGGTCCGTACCCCCTGCAGCCCCCACCACTCCTGCCACCCCAGCCACAGCTGATGCTGCAGTCCCTGGAGCTGGGAAGAAGCGGTACCCGACTGCTGAGGAGATCTTGGTTCTGGGGGGCTACCTCCGCCTCAGCCGCAGCTGCCTTGTCAAGGGGTCCCCTGAAAGGCATCACAAACAG CTCAAGATCTCCTTCAGCGAGACAGCATTGGAGACCACGTACCAATACCCCTCCGAGAGTTCGGTGCTGGAGGAGCTGGGCCCGGAGCCTGAGACTCCCAGTGCTTCTAGCCCCCCAGCGGCACAACCCGACGacgaggaggatgaggaggagctgctgctgctccagcGGGAGCTCCAGGGCGGGCTGCGCACCAAGGCCCTGATCGTGG ATGAGTCCTGTCGGAGGTGA
- the NRM gene encoding nurim, producing MAPALLLIPAALASFILAFGTGVEFVRFTSLRPLLGGIPEPGGPDARQGWLAAVQDRSILVPLAWDLSLLLLFVGQHSLMATETVKAWMSRYFGVLQRSLYVACTALALQLVMRYWEPVPRGPVLWEARAEPWATWVPLLCFVLHVISWLLIFSILLVFDYAELMGLKQVYYHVLGLGEPLALKSPRALRLFSHLRHPVCVELLTVLWVVPTLGTDRLLLALLLTLYLGLAHGLDQQDLRYLRAQLQRKLHLLSRPQEGEAE from the exons AtggccccagctctgctcctgatCCCTGCTGCCCTCGCCTCTTTCATCCTGGCCTTTGGCACCGGAGTGGAGTTCGTGCGCTTTACCTCTCTTCGGCCACTTCTTGGAGGGATCCCGGAGCCTGGTGGTCCGG ATGCCCGCCAGGGATGGCTGGCTGCCGTGCAGGACCGCAGTATCCTTGTCCCCCTGGCTTGGGATCTGAGTCTCCTCCTACTTTTTGTGGGGCAGCACAGCCTCATGGCAACTGAGACAGTGAAGGCGTGGATGTCTCGATATTTCGGGGTCCTTCAGAGGTCACTGTATGTCGCATGCACTGCCCTGGCCTTGCAG TTGGTGATGCGGTACTGGGAACCTGTACCCAGAGGCCCTGTGTTGTGGGAGGCTCGGGCTGAACCatgggccacctgggtgcccctactCTGCTTTGTGCTCCACGTCATATCCTGGCTCCTCATCTTCAGCATCCTTCTCGTCTTTGACTACGCCGAGCTCATGGGCCTCAAACAG GTGTACTACCATGTGCTGGGGCTTGGTGAGCCTCTGGCCCTGAAGTCTCCCCGGGCTCTAAGACTCTTCTCCCATTTGCGCCACCCAGTGTGTGTGGAACTGCTGACGGTGCTGTGGGTGGTACCCACCCTGGGCACTGACCGCCTCCTCCTTGCTCTCCTCCTTACCCTCTATCTGGGCCTGGCTCATGGACTTGACCAGCAAGACCTCCGCTACCTCCGGGCCCAGTTACAAAGAAAACTCCACCTGCTCTCCCGGCCCCAGGAAGGTGAGGCCGAGTGA